The following coding sequences lie in one Sporocytophaga myxococcoides DSM 11118 genomic window:
- a CDS encoding glycosyltransferase family 2 protein translates to MASLRPDISVVVPLLNEAESLPELTQWISRVMNANNFKYEVILVDDGSTDESWEVIEKLNIDNPYIKGVRFSRNYGKSAALNHGFHNAKGEVVITMDADLQDSPDEIPELYDMIKNQGYDLVSGWKKKRFDPISKTIPTKLFNGVTSSISGIKLHDFNCGLKAYKYQVIKNVEIYGEMHRYIPVIAKRNGFGKIGEKVVQHQARKYGTTKFGLERFLYGFLDLLSITFVTKFKKRPMHFFGSLGTLSFIFGFFTTFYLLADKIYSLSMGIKGRDVVNNTWFYLALVAIIIGVQLFLAGFIGEILTMNSHNKSDYIVLDKVGDIA, encoded by the coding sequence ATGGCTTCTCTAAGACCGGACATATCTGTAGTAGTGCCTTTGTTGAATGAAGCAGAGTCATTACCCGAGCTTACTCAATGGATAAGTAGAGTAATGAATGCTAATAATTTTAAGTATGAAGTTATTCTTGTCGATGATGGTAGTACAGATGAATCATGGGAAGTAATTGAAAAACTGAATATAGATAATCCTTATATCAAGGGCGTTAGATTTAGTCGTAATTATGGTAAAAGTGCGGCTTTGAATCATGGATTTCATAATGCTAAAGGAGAAGTGGTGATCACCATGGATGCTGATTTGCAGGATAGTCCGGATGAAATTCCTGAACTGTATGATATGATCAAAAATCAGGGATATGATCTTGTATCAGGTTGGAAGAAAAAAAGATTTGATCCCATTTCAAAAACTATTCCTACCAAGTTATTTAATGGAGTTACCAGTAGTATATCAGGAATTAAGCTTCATGATTTTAACTGTGGCTTGAAAGCATATAAATATCAGGTGATAAAAAACGTCGAGATTTATGGCGAGATGCATCGATATATACCAGTAATAGCCAAAAGAAATGGTTTTGGAAAAATTGGAGAAAAGGTGGTTCAGCACCAGGCAAGAAAATATGGAACGACCAAATTTGGTTTGGAACGTTTTTTATATGGCTTTCTAGACCTTTTGTCAATAACCTTTGTAACTAAATTTAAAAAAAGGCCAATGCACTTTTTTGGCTCACTAGGTACATTGTCTTTTATCTTCGGATTTTTTACTACTTTTTATCTACTTGCTGATAAGATCTACAGTCTTTCTATGGGCATTAAAGGGAGAGATGTTGTCAATAATACATGGTTTTACCTTGCATTAGTTGCCATAATTATTGGGGTACAATTATTTTTAGCAGGTTTTATCGGGGAAATACTTACGATGAATTCTCATAATAAGTCTGATTATATAGTTCTTGATAAAGTCGGAGATATTGCATGA
- a CDS encoding dihydroorotase, translating into MKILLKSAEIIDKNSPYHFQKKNIVIIDGKIEKIGDFEETADVVLESPNLKVSPGWFDLRASIKDPGSEHKEDIHSATKAAASGGFTGMVCMPNTKPVLQTKDLVEYISNRSANKITSVYPVAAVTIDNKGEEITEMIDLHKAGAIAFSDGNKPIWHSDVLLKTLQYLQSFDGLLLVHAEDKYVSMYGQMNEGFTSTVLGLKGLPKLAEEIIVERDLRILRYTGGKIHFSHVSSPRSFQLIKEAKAEGLNVTSDITAYNLALDDTLLTSFDTNLKVNPPLRSKEDVDAFWSYLRDGVIDAIVSDHNPQDEESKNLEFDLAEFGMIGLESVFSIVNTLKGDISLETILEKISYAPRRILGLSQPVIKEGELAEITIFDSEREWEFTKGDIKSKSKNTPFVGWKFKGKPLAVINKGMYFINN; encoded by the coding sequence ATGAAAATTCTCTTAAAATCTGCTGAAATAATAGATAAAAATTCACCTTATCATTTTCAGAAAAAGAATATAGTTATTATTGATGGTAAAATTGAGAAGATTGGAGATTTTGAAGAGACTGCTGATGTTGTACTTGAAAGCCCCAATTTAAAAGTTTCCCCCGGATGGTTTGACTTAAGGGCATCTATTAAAGATCCCGGAAGTGAACATAAAGAAGATATTCATTCTGCTACCAAAGCAGCAGCGTCGGGTGGGTTTACAGGTATGGTTTGTATGCCTAATACCAAGCCCGTTTTACAAACTAAAGATCTTGTTGAATATATTTCTAACAGGTCTGCAAATAAAATAACTTCTGTTTACCCTGTTGCTGCTGTTACTATAGACAATAAGGGTGAAGAAATTACAGAGATGATTGATTTGCATAAAGCTGGAGCAATAGCTTTTTCTGATGGAAATAAACCTATCTGGCATTCTGATGTGTTATTAAAGACACTTCAATATCTACAGTCATTTGATGGATTATTACTTGTGCATGCAGAGGATAAATATGTTTCAATGTATGGTCAGATGAACGAAGGATTTACCAGTACAGTATTAGGCTTGAAAGGGCTTCCTAAGTTGGCTGAAGAGATTATTGTTGAAAGAGATCTTAGGATATTAAGGTATACAGGAGGAAAAATTCACTTTTCTCATGTCAGTAGTCCTCGTTCTTTTCAGCTTATTAAAGAGGCTAAAGCTGAAGGTTTGAATGTGACTTCTGATATTACAGCATATAATCTTGCTCTTGATGATACCTTACTGACTTCATTCGATACAAATTTAAAGGTGAACCCTCCATTAAGGTCTAAGGAAGATGTTGATGCATTCTGGAGTTATTTGAGAGATGGAGTTATTGATGCTATCGTATCAGATCATAATCCTCAGGATGAAGAGAGCAAGAATTTAGAATTCGATCTTGCTGAATTTGGAATGATTGGATTAGAATCAGTGTTCTCCATTGTTAATACTCTCAAAGGAGATATTTCTCTTGAAACAATTCTTGAGAAGATATCTTATGCGCCCCGAAGAATTCTGGGGTTGTCTCAGCCAGTTATAAAAGAAGGAGAGCTTGCTGAGATTACCATATTCGATTCAGAAAGAGAATGGGAGTTTACTAAAGGTGATATTAAATCTAAATCTAAAAATACTCCGTTTGTTGGTTGGAAGTTTAAGGGAAAACCTTTGGCTGTAATTAACAAAGGAATGTATTTTATTAATAATTAA
- a CDS encoding BatA domain-containing protein, whose product MNFLYPSYLFAISAILIPIIIHLFNFQRPVKVLFTNVSFLEVVKESTSTRFRLKQILILLSRILFILFLVLAFAQPIIQGNGIGAKSKNNVGVYLDNSYSMENELEDGKALDVVTKSLLSLVDLNPTSTNYALLTNNFEGKDLFKRNKDRFSERLSEIKFSNEYRSGDEVNNRFKNLSDLDSKSINNYYWFSDFQKSTMGSLENLEFDSLSEYYWIPVQNKEVSNVFIDSVWLGTPYVKVNQNNEINVKLNYQGNEERKEVNLKLNIDGIQVSSAVAEVSNGISLVVKIPFNITGNSVKKCILSIDDSPISFDNQYFFTINPSPKVKVLLIDDEDNSYLRNLFSNEDIFVVTSTSSGSLDYSAIPVSNLIVFNAVKNIPVSLSESIADFVKKGGELIYVPSRTTDINNLNSLLKSLNISQVDSYSADTLGDRGLYTLVPPDFNNPFFKNIFEKKDHNISMPYAFPILYSQSQSNGLLKFKNGRSFLSEFSSGKGKLFFFTAPFNSGYTNFPRHALFVPVLYKIGFDSFSSYEKLGYSFQDKNFTIELTDPRVENIFTLEGNGIKFIPDQRISGKQLVVEIPDREMGPGFYSLVNKQGNIERIVALNFGKKESIMEFYTIDELKKVQAVHPNVKILPLNNTDSFLKDFKNEEQGRPLWKYCLILCLLFLLTEILLIRFF is encoded by the coding sequence ATGAATTTTCTATATCCTTCTTATTTGTTCGCAATATCGGCTATATTAATTCCGATAATTATTCATCTCTTTAATTTCCAACGTCCAGTAAAGGTGTTGTTTACCAACGTTTCGTTTCTGGAAGTAGTTAAGGAGTCAACATCCACTCGTTTTAGATTAAAGCAAATACTAATTCTACTTAGCAGGATATTATTTATTTTATTTCTAGTGTTGGCTTTTGCTCAGCCAATAATTCAGGGTAATGGGATTGGGGCTAAATCTAAAAATAATGTCGGAGTGTATCTGGATAATTCGTATAGCATGGAAAATGAATTGGAGGATGGAAAAGCTCTCGATGTGGTAACAAAATCATTGTTATCCCTCGTGGATCTTAATCCTACGTCTACTAACTATGCGCTTTTGACCAATAATTTTGAAGGGAAAGATTTATTTAAAAGAAACAAAGATCGGTTTAGCGAAAGGCTATCTGAGATAAAGTTTTCCAATGAATATAGAAGTGGTGACGAAGTTAATAATAGGTTTAAAAATCTCAGTGATTTAGATAGTAAATCTATAAATAATTATTATTGGTTCTCTGATTTTCAAAAATCAACCATGGGATCCTTGGAGAATTTGGAGTTTGATTCTTTATCTGAATATTATTGGATACCAGTTCAGAATAAAGAGGTTTCCAATGTCTTCATAGATTCAGTCTGGTTAGGAACTCCTTATGTGAAAGTTAATCAGAATAATGAAATTAATGTAAAGCTTAATTATCAAGGAAATGAAGAGCGTAAAGAGGTGAATTTGAAACTAAATATTGATGGAATTCAGGTTAGTTCTGCAGTAGCTGAAGTAAGTAATGGAATCTCTTTAGTTGTGAAAATTCCTTTTAACATAACAGGTAATTCAGTTAAAAAATGTATTCTTTCTATCGACGACAGTCCTATCTCTTTTGACAATCAATATTTCTTTACAATTAATCCCAGTCCCAAGGTTAAAGTTTTATTAATAGATGACGAGGATAATTCCTATTTGAGAAATCTTTTTAGTAATGAAGATATTTTTGTTGTTACATCAACTTCATCAGGTAGTCTTGATTATTCTGCAATTCCAGTTTCTAATTTAATAGTATTTAATGCTGTAAAGAATATTCCAGTTTCTCTTTCTGAGTCCATTGCTGATTTTGTTAAGAAAGGTGGTGAGCTTATATATGTCCCTTCTAGAACAACTGATATAAACAACTTAAATAGTTTATTAAAAAGTTTAAATATATCTCAGGTTGATTCCTATTCGGCAGATACATTAGGGGATAGGGGGCTTTATACCTTAGTACCTCCTGATTTTAACAATCCTTTCTTTAAAAATATATTTGAGAAAAAGGACCACAATATTTCAATGCCTTATGCCTTTCCCATTTTATATTCTCAGAGTCAATCTAATGGATTATTAAAGTTTAAGAATGGAAGGTCTTTCTTGTCTGAATTTAGTTCAGGAAAAGGCAAGTTATTTTTCTTTACAGCCCCATTCAATTCTGGTTATACAAACTTTCCTAGGCATGCGTTATTTGTTCCTGTTTTATATAAAATCGGATTTGATAGTTTTTCATCGTATGAAAAATTAGGATATAGTTTTCAGGATAAAAATTTTACTATTGAATTAACAGATCCTCGCGTTGAAAATATTTTTACACTAGAAGGTAATGGGATTAAGTTTATTCCAGATCAAAGAATTTCAGGTAAACAGCTGGTGGTTGAAATACCTGACAGGGAAATGGGACCTGGATTTTATTCTCTTGTAAACAAGCAGGGAAATATTGAAAGGATTGTTGCTTTAAACTTTGGCAAGAAAGAATCTATTATGGAGTTTTATACAATAGATGAATTAAAGAAAGTTCAGGCTGTTCATCCGAATGTTAAGATTCTTCCTCTGAATAATACGGATTCTTTTCTTAAAGATTTTAAAAATGAAGAACAAGGAAGGCCTCTTTGGAAATATTGTTTAATTTTGTGCCTGTTGTTTTTACTCACAGAAATTTTATTGATTCGCTTCTTTTAA